One region of Dehalococcoidia bacterium genomic DNA includes:
- a CDS encoding PQQ-binding-like beta-propeller repeat protein: MRKVRNLVRIVILLGVLLLVFVSGCMPGMDGGCSGAQAQGWSSFAPYNELICFGSMEGSVIALSPQARSEGKTFPTETEWIYAIKTATPGSTCGAMCAPSSSASGKGIYATPVVIGDLVLVGTYTGKIYALNANRGVVRWIYPREGFETVGAIVGNIVTDGTALYFGSANGKIYALDAVTGDFIWEFQTSDKIWTAPVLDNGIIYSGNYGGNVYAISAETGREVWSIKIPSAVASSLAVKDQLLYFGTFDRNLYAVDKADGAVKWKYQAGNWFWATPVIRDSTIYAACMDKKIYAIEAVGGTEIWQFEGDGQMVSTPAVTDKHIFAVSEKGTLYKLDITNGTKISSISVGYTVYGNPYAEGDMVYIYARDHKVYAVDTVKNTITWDFSSAIK; this comes from the coding sequence ATGAGAAAAGTTAGAAATTTGGTCAGGATTGTTATTCTCCTGGGGGTACTCCTGCTGGTATTTGTTTCAGGCTGTATGCCCGGCATGGACGGCGGGTGTTCAGGAGCACAGGCCCAGGGCTGGTCCAGCTTTGCCCCCTACAACGAGTTGATTTGCTTCGGGTCTATGGAGGGATCGGTCATTGCCCTTAGCCCGCAGGCGCGAAGCGAGGGTAAGACTTTCCCCACCGAGACGGAATGGATATATGCCATTAAAACCGCCACGCCGGGATCCACCTGCGGCGCCATGTGCGCCCCGTCATCGTCGGCCTCCGGCAAAGGCATCTACGCCACTCCTGTGGTAATCGGTGACCTGGTTTTAGTGGGCACCTACACCGGCAAAATCTATGCCCTCAATGCCAATCGGGGAGTGGTCCGCTGGATTTACCCCAGGGAAGGCTTCGAAACGGTAGGAGCGATCGTCGGTAATATCGTCACCGACGGGACGGCACTGTATTTCGGCAGCGCCAACGGTAAAATCTATGCGCTCGACGCCGTTACAGGCGATTTTATCTGGGAGTTCCAGACCTCCGACAAGATATGGACGGCTCCCGTTCTGGACAACGGAATAATCTATTCCGGCAACTACGGAGGCAACGTGTATGCCATATCGGCCGAAACAGGCAGGGAGGTATGGAGCATCAAGATCCCCTCGGCGGTAGCCTCGTCTCTCGCTGTAAAGGACCAGCTGCTTTATTTCGGCACATTCGATCGGAACCTGTATGCCGTTGATAAAGCCGATGGAGCCGTGAAGTGGAAATACCAGGCCGGCAACTGGTTCTGGGCCACGCCGGTGATTCGCGACAGCACTATCTATGCAGCCTGCATGGACAAAAAGATATATGCCATCGAGGCTGTCGGCGGCACAGAGATCTGGCAATTCGAGGGAGACGGCCAGATGGTGTCAACCCCTGCCGTGACCGATAAGCACATATTCGCGGTGAGTGAAAAGGGGACGCTTTACAAGCTGGATATAACCAACGGGACCAAGATCAGCAGTATATCGGTCGGCTATACCGTCTACGGGAATCCTTACGCGGAGGGCGACATGGTTTACATATATGCCCGGGATCACAAAGTCTATGCAGTTGATACGGTGAAGAATACCATCACCTGGGATTTTTCTTCAGCGATAAAGTAG
- the rpsR gene encoding 30S ribosomal protein S18, with product METNTVQRRERGRKFIVKPKICMFCADKAPIDYKNVSLLQRFVSDRGKIVPRRRTGVCARHQRSLAQAIKRARYLAMLASSPNHVYNMSASEKKA from the coding sequence ATGGAAACCAATACCGTACAGAGAAGGGAGAGGGGGCGCAAATTCATTGTTAAACCCAAGATATGCATGTTTTGTGCCGACAAAGCGCCTATCGACTATAAGAATGTGTCTCTTCTGCAGCGTTTTGTTTCTGATCGCGGCAAGATAGTGCCGAGGAGACGCACCGGTGTGTGTGCCAGGCACCAGCGCAGCCTGGCCCAGGCCATTAAGAGGGCGCGTTATCTGGCCATGCTGGCCTCGTCGCCCAATCATGTCTACAACATGAGCGCATCCGAGAAAAAAGCTTAA
- the jag gene encoding RNA-binding cell elongation regulator Jag/EloR — translation MRELELSAKTVEEATRIALLQLGVAREEVDIIVVKKGKSGVLGVGAEDARIKVVLLEDDDERQPGAMSDAADTARQVLCDVLHNMGILATVDVTGSGDDGVPITLNIEGDDLGVLIGRRGQALSSLQYLVRLIVAEKLKKWVSVNVDVDWYKKRHYESLAKLALRLSEQVARRRRPITMEPMPPDERRIVHITLADNPDVMTQSTGEGDGRRVVIQSRKK, via the coding sequence GTGAGAGAATTAGAACTGAGCGCCAAGACGGTGGAGGAGGCTACCAGGATTGCCCTTTTGCAGCTCGGTGTCGCCCGCGAAGAGGTTGACATTATCGTGGTCAAGAAAGGTAAATCGGGCGTGCTGGGAGTCGGCGCCGAGGATGCCCGCATCAAGGTGGTCCTGCTCGAAGATGACGATGAAAGGCAACCGGGTGCCATGAGCGATGCGGCCGATACGGCCCGCCAGGTGCTATGCGATGTCCTGCACAACATGGGTATACTGGCCACGGTGGATGTAACCGGGTCGGGTGACGATGGAGTTCCCATCACGCTGAACATCGAGGGAGATGACCTGGGGGTGCTCATCGGCAGGCGCGGGCAGGCACTGTCGTCTCTGCAATACCTGGTCAGACTGATCGTAGCCGAGAAACTGAAAAAATGGGTCTCCGTCAATGTCGACGTGGACTGGTATAAAAAACGCCACTATGAGTCTCTCGCGAAGCTCGCTCTTCGTCTGTCCGAGCAGGTTGCGAGGAGAAGGCGTCCCATTACCATGGAGCCGATGCCTCCCGATGAGAGAAGGATTGTGCATATAACGCTGGCCGATAATCCTGACGTTATGACCCAGAGCACTGGAGAAGGGGACGGGCGCCGTGTGGTAATACAATCAAGGAAAAAGTAG
- the ssb gene encoding single-stranded DNA-binding protein has protein sequence MASLIKIILIGRVGGDPEMRFTADGVAVTTFSLAANRNVRQPDGSFKEETEWFRISAWRKLAETCNQFLNKGKLVYVEGNLRTRLYDGKDGQKRVSLDVTADRVLFLDKQGPAQLPPEDARVIEGDIEPEDIPF, from the coding sequence ATGGCGAGCTTGATCAAGATTATTCTGATTGGCCGGGTCGGGGGTGATCCCGAGATGAGATTTACTGCGGACGGTGTAGCAGTCACCACTTTCAGCCTGGCGGCCAATCGCAATGTGCGACAGCCCGACGGGTCCTTCAAAGAGGAGACCGAGTGGTTTCGCATCAGCGCGTGGAGAAAGCTGGCCGAGACATGCAACCAGTTTTTAAACAAAGGTAAGCTGGTTTACGTGGAAGGAAATTTGCGTACACGCTTATATGACGGCAAGGACGGACAGAAACGGGTCAGCCTGGATGTGACGGCAGACAGGGTGCTCTTCCTGGACAAGCAGGGGCCTGCGCAACTGCCGCCCGAGGATGCCCGTGTAATCGAAGGTGATATCGAGCCGGAGGATATCCCCTTTTAA
- the rnpA gene encoding ribonuclease P protein component — translation MAKRLALTRRSQYLAVYKSGKAAADKLLVIKALPNHLDVLRVGLSVTKDIGKATVRNRVRRLLKENIRLMIIKSGWDMVLIARRPVACVDYHEVNRSITKLLNRLDLMVIDAENGSSKIN, via the coding sequence ATGGCCAAGAGATTGGCTTTAACCAGGAGATCGCAGTATTTAGCAGTATATAAGTCTGGCAAAGCCGCAGCGGATAAACTGCTGGTAATAAAAGCTCTTCCCAACCATCTGGATGTTTTACGCGTTGGCCTCTCGGTAACCAAGGATATCGGGAAGGCAACCGTCAGAAACCGTGTCAGGAGGCTGCTAAAGGAGAATATTCGCCTGATGATAATAAAATCCGGGTGGGACATGGTATTGATCGCCCGGCGACCTGTGGCATGCGTTGATTATCATGAGGTTAACAGGTCGATAACGAAATTGCTCAACCGCCTGGATTTGATGGTAATAGATGCTGAAAACGGTAGCTCTAAAATCAATTAA
- a CDS encoding YidC/Oxa1 family membrane protein insertase, with translation MVDIWNVAILDPVLNGLIALSQMLWSNFGLAIIVLTIVVRIVLMPLTFRQTKSTKAMQELQPKMQELQKKYARDQKKLQQEMMRLYKEAGINPLGCMWPMLIQMPIWIALYQSIMQALAATPENLLILSQHLYPWDMVDQAIPLNENFLGLRLSQPDPTMILAILVGLTMWVQQKMVTPPATDPRQQQMSSMTTMMMPLMFAFFTLSFPSGLALYWVVSNIIGIIIQYFVAGGWGYFTFPSFRQPQAQTQPQSATQKAAEQPSKALKEGGDKKKG, from the coding sequence ATGGTTGATATTTGGAATGTAGCTATACTCGATCCGGTACTGAACGGTCTGATCGCCCTTTCCCAGATGCTCTGGAGCAACTTCGGCCTGGCTATCATCGTGCTGACCATAGTGGTCAGGATCGTCCTCATGCCCCTCACGTTCAGGCAGACAAAGTCGACCAAAGCCATGCAGGAGCTTCAGCCCAAGATGCAGGAGCTCCAGAAAAAGTATGCGCGCGACCAGAAGAAACTGCAGCAGGAGATGATGCGCCTCTATAAAGAGGCCGGTATCAACCCCCTGGGATGCATGTGGCCTATGCTGATACAGATGCCCATCTGGATTGCGCTTTATCAATCTATCATGCAGGCCCTTGCGGCTACGCCTGAAAATCTTCTCATATTGTCGCAGCATCTATATCCCTGGGACATGGTGGACCAGGCCATACCGCTTAATGAGAACTTCCTGGGGCTCAGGCTGTCCCAGCCTGACCCGACCATGATCCTTGCCATATTGGTAGGCCTGACCATGTGGGTGCAGCAGAAGATGGTTACGCCGCCCGCCACCGATCCCCGCCAGCAGCAGATGTCGAGCATGACAACCATGATGATGCCCCTGATGTTCGCCTTTTTCACGCTGTCCTTCCCCAGTGGATTGGCCCTTTACTGGGTGGTATCCAATATCATCGGCATAATCATCCAGTACTTCGTGGCCGGCGGCTGGGGCTATTTCACCTTCCCGTCCTTCAGGCAACCTCAGGCTCAGACTCAGCCTCAGAGCGCGACTCAAAAAGCAGCGGAACAGCCTTCCAAGGCACTTAAGGAAGGCGGCGACAAAAAGAAGGGATAG
- the ychF gene encoding redox-regulated ATPase YchF produces MEISIIGLPGSGKTTVFDALTKCSAEPKPHGGAGLTLFPAVAKVPDARVMKLSAIFHPKKTTLAEIKYVDYAGLPKGFGREQGVSGQFLNSLSTSDAILQVVRAFEDANIPHVDGRIDPLKDIETLDMELVFSDLTIIEKRLGRLESALKMGKSSERDSAVKEQALLGKIKASLDQGIPIRLQKLAADELRAISNYQFLTAKPMLIVINIGEKQLPEAESILGTLKTACSMPQVELISMCGKLERELAQLQDDEADEFRKDIGLKETAFAAVIRHSYSLLGLISFFTVGEDEVKAWTVRENTPAIQAAGKIHTDIERGFIRAEVMSYDDFIKSGSTAEARKHGLLRLEGKTYAVRDGDIMHFLFNV; encoded by the coding sequence ATGGAAATCAGCATTATAGGTTTGCCCGGCAGCGGAAAAACAACTGTTTTCGACGCTTTGACCAAATGTTCCGCCGAGCCCAAGCCGCACGGCGGCGCCGGGCTCACCCTGTTCCCGGCGGTAGCCAAGGTGCCGGACGCACGCGTGATGAAGCTCAGCGCCATCTTCCATCCGAAAAAGACTACACTGGCCGAGATAAAATACGTGGATTACGCCGGGCTTCCCAAAGGATTCGGCAGGGAGCAGGGGGTCAGCGGGCAGTTTCTCAACAGCCTCAGCACTTCGGATGCCATACTGCAGGTCGTGAGGGCTTTCGAAGATGCGAATATACCCCATGTGGACGGGAGGATCGATCCGCTCAAAGACATCGAAACACTGGACATGGAGCTCGTGTTCTCCGACCTGACCATCATCGAGAAACGGCTGGGACGCCTCGAGTCAGCATTGAAAATGGGGAAGTCCTCCGAGCGGGACTCGGCTGTCAAAGAGCAGGCTCTGCTCGGGAAAATCAAGGCTTCTTTGGACCAGGGCATCCCTATCAGGCTGCAAAAATTGGCCGCAGACGAATTGCGGGCGATCAGCAATTACCAGTTTCTGACGGCCAAGCCGATGTTGATCGTGATCAACATCGGCGAAAAGCAGTTGCCCGAGGCGGAAAGCATCCTTGGCACTCTCAAAACAGCCTGTTCCATGCCGCAGGTGGAGCTTATCTCCATGTGCGGCAAACTGGAAAGGGAGCTGGCGCAACTGCAGGACGATGAGGCGGATGAGTTCCGCAAGGATATCGGCCTCAAAGAAACCGCCTTCGCCGCTGTTATCAGGCATTCCTACAGCCTGCTGGGTTTAATATCTTTCTTCACGGTGGGAGAAGACGAGGTGAAAGCATGGACTGTCAGGGAGAATACACCCGCCATCCAGGCGGCCGGCAAGATCCACACCGATATCGAGAGGGGTTTTATCAGGGCCGAGGTTATGAGCTATGACGATTTTATCAAGAGCGGAAGCACGGCCGAGGCGCGCAAGCACGGTTTACTGAGGCTGGAAGGTAAAACCTATGCCGTGCGCGACGGGGATATCATGCATTTCCTGTTCAACGTATAA
- the yidD gene encoding membrane protein insertion efficiency factor YidD translates to MLKTVALKSIKLYQGTISQVTPSACRFTPTCSQYGYEAIQRYGIFKGSWMTFLRICRCNPWTPRGYDPVP, encoded by the coding sequence ATGCTGAAAACGGTAGCTCTAAAATCAATTAAACTGTACCAGGGCACAATATCGCAGGTTACGCCTTCGGCCTGCCGCTTTACACCGACGTGTTCTCAATATGGATATGAGGCAATACAGAGATACGGCATTTTTAAAGGCAGTTGGATGACTTTTCTCAGGATCTGCCGCTGCAATCCCTGGACTCCCCGCGGCTACGATCCTGTTCCGTGA
- a CDS encoding deoxyguanosinetriphosphate triphosphohydrolase codes for MNVRQRLEQAEENLSPYAARSIASRGRRVAEQPCPLRTAFQRDRDRIIFSNAFRRLKHKTQVFIAPEGDHYVTRLTHTLEVSQIGRTISRALCLNEDLTEAIALGHDLGHTPFGHIGENVLNELVPGGFKHYEQSLRVVDYIENNGMGLNLTWEVRDGILNHSKGDLEILEEGWNTVSTVEGQVVKMADLVAYINHDVEDAIRAGIISRSDLPASTVRTLGQSNSSRINTLVTNIVAFSSGKMDGGADRQIIGMSPEVLNAANELREFLFARVYRNSLEAGKASDAREIILLLYRHFLRDPSMLPEEYRLLDGGDERRIADYIAGMTDHYAILTAENLR; via the coding sequence ATGAATGTTCGACAAAGGCTGGAGCAGGCCGAGGAGAACCTGTCACCCTACGCGGCGCGCAGCATAGCCAGCCGCGGCAGGAGGGTTGCCGAGCAACCGTGCCCTTTGAGAACCGCTTTCCAGCGCGACCGGGACCGCATTATATTCTCCAATGCCTTCCGCAGGCTCAAACACAAGACCCAGGTATTCATTGCTCCCGAGGGCGACCACTATGTAACACGCCTGACGCATACGCTGGAAGTTTCACAGATAGGCCGCACTATCTCCCGGGCGCTTTGCTTGAACGAAGACCTGACTGAGGCTATTGCCCTCGGCCATGACCTGGGACATACACCCTTCGGGCACATAGGTGAAAATGTGCTGAACGAACTGGTCCCCGGCGGATTCAAACATTACGAGCAGAGCCTGAGGGTGGTGGACTATATCGAAAACAACGGCATGGGACTTAACCTGACCTGGGAGGTGCGGGACGGCATATTGAACCATTCCAAGGGCGACCTCGAGATACTGGAAGAAGGATGGAATACCGTGTCCACAGTGGAGGGCCAGGTGGTGAAGATGGCCGATCTGGTGGCCTATATAAACCACGATGTCGAAGACGCTATCCGCGCCGGCATAATATCCCGCTCCGACCTGCCGGCCTCCACCGTAAGGACACTGGGACAGTCCAATTCAAGCCGCATCAACACGCTGGTCACGAACATCGTCGCCTTTTCATCGGGAAAGATGGACGGCGGCGCCGACCGGCAGATCATAGGAATGAGCCCCGAAGTTCTGAACGCTGCAAACGAGCTGCGCGAGTTTCTCTTCGCCAGGGTTTACCGGAACAGCCTGGAGGCAGGGAAAGCGTCGGACGCCCGCGAGATAATACTTCTTTTGTACCGCCATTTCCTGCGTGATCCGTCCATGCTTCCCGAAGAGTACCGGTTACTGGATGGCGGAGATGAGCGCCGCATCGCCGACTATATAGCAGGCATGACGGACCATTATGCTATACTCACAGCAGAAAACCTCAGATAA
- the ppsA gene encoding phosphoenolpyruvate synthase encodes MKKSHKIIAWFEEITREDIGIAGGKGANLGEMVHADIPVPPGFVVTATAYYEFLEATNLMDEIRKLLKDVNANDSRALQDASFHIKEKIVSVAMPEHMVKEIQTSYRKLGGGLVAVRSSATAEDLPDASFAGQQRTFLNIQGEESVVKAVQECWASLFESRAIFYRHEQGFDHFKVGIAVPVQRMIQSEAAGVMFTVEPLSSDRSKILIEAIFGLGEAIVSGDLTPDQYTLDKNSLTILDKKIVEQDWFLTRNLEVKADDLETNIKAPVTPKRQKIQKIDDADIIGLANIGKRLEDHYKTPQDVEWAKEGGKLYIVQTRPVTTLNQPLDASTVDELKAEAILTGVAASPGAASGVVKIIRDPSQIDKIIDGDILVAEMTTPDFVPAMKRAVGIITDRGGRTAHAAIVSRELGIPCIVGTERATSLLKDGQEVTVDGSSGKVYAGRVAIKSKKAKARSTSGARIKTKTKLYVNLAEPELAERIAERDVDGVGLLRAEFIMARMAGHPRFMLHEGKAAQYMDVLTKNITMFTRAFHPRPVVYRTTDFKTNEYRNLPGGYKYEETEENPMIGYRGCSRYTHEVEVFRMELDAIKRVCQSYDNLYVMIPFVRFVSEIVQIKKILTEEGFYLFPKFKLWMMVEVPSNILLMDKFIDAGIDGISIGSNDLTQLILGIDRDNSKLATQFDERNEAVMLAIERAVTTSVSKGITCSICGQAPSTYPEITEKLVSWGITSISVTPDMIDETRHIIADAEGKLAA; translated from the coding sequence ATGAAAAAAAGCCACAAAATCATAGCCTGGTTTGAGGAAATCACAAGGGAAGACATCGGCATCGCGGGCGGCAAGGGCGCCAACCTGGGCGAGATGGTACACGCCGATATTCCGGTCCCACCCGGCTTTGTCGTAACCGCCACAGCCTATTACGAGTTCCTGGAAGCGACCAACCTTATGGACGAGATAAGGAAACTGCTGAAGGATGTAAATGCAAACGACAGCCGGGCGCTGCAGGACGCGTCTTTCCATATAAAAGAGAAAATCGTCAGCGTGGCCATGCCGGAACACATGGTGAAAGAGATACAGACATCCTACCGTAAGCTGGGAGGAGGGCTGGTGGCGGTGCGGTCTTCGGCAACTGCGGAGGACCTTCCGGATGCTTCATTTGCCGGGCAACAGCGCACATTCCTCAACATTCAGGGCGAGGAATCCGTGGTCAAGGCTGTGCAGGAATGCTGGGCTTCTCTATTTGAATCGAGGGCTATTTTTTACCGCCATGAGCAGGGTTTCGATCACTTCAAGGTTGGTATAGCCGTACCTGTGCAGAGAATGATCCAGTCGGAGGCCGCCGGCGTAATGTTCACGGTGGAGCCGCTCAGCAGCGACCGCAGCAAAATACTGATCGAGGCTATTTTCGGTCTGGGCGAAGCCATTGTTTCAGGGGACCTGACCCCTGATCAGTACACTCTGGATAAAAACAGCCTGACTATACTGGATAAAAAAATCGTCGAACAGGACTGGTTCCTGACACGCAACCTCGAGGTTAAAGCCGACGACCTTGAGACAAATATCAAGGCGCCGGTGACGCCCAAACGTCAAAAAATACAGAAAATTGACGATGCGGATATCATAGGCCTGGCCAACATCGGCAAAAGGCTGGAGGATCACTATAAAACGCCGCAGGACGTCGAATGGGCCAAGGAAGGCGGGAAACTGTATATCGTACAGACCCGTCCCGTCACCACTCTCAATCAGCCGCTGGACGCATCCACCGTGGACGAGCTTAAAGCTGAGGCCATCTTAACCGGTGTAGCGGCAAGCCCCGGCGCTGCCAGCGGCGTGGTCAAGATCATCCGTGATCCATCGCAAATCGATAAAATCATAGACGGCGATATCCTGGTGGCCGAGATGACGACACCTGATTTCGTGCCGGCTATGAAACGGGCCGTCGGCATAATTACGGACAGGGGCGGAAGGACAGCCCACGCAGCGATCGTCAGCAGGGAGCTCGGCATCCCCTGCATCGTGGGCACCGAGCGCGCTACCTCCCTGCTCAAAGACGGCCAGGAGGTGACCGTCGACGGATCGTCCGGCAAAGTCTATGCCGGCCGAGTTGCTATCAAGAGCAAAAAGGCCAAAGCCCGCAGCACGTCGGGCGCCCGCATCAAGACTAAAACCAAACTTTATGTAAATCTGGCCGAGCCCGAGCTGGCGGAGAGGATAGCGGAGCGCGACGTGGACGGAGTGGGCCTCTTGAGGGCCGAGTTCATCATGGCCAGGATGGCGGGACATCCTCGCTTCATGCTTCACGAAGGCAAAGCCGCCCAATACATGGATGTGCTGACCAAGAATATCACCATGTTTACCCGGGCTTTTCATCCCAGGCCGGTCGTGTACCGCACCACCGATTTTAAAACCAACGAGTACAGGAATCTGCCCGGCGGCTATAAATACGAGGAGACCGAAGAAAACCCGATGATCGGCTACCGGGGCTGCTCAAGGTATACCCACGAAGTAGAGGTTTTCAGGATGGAGCTCGACGCCATTAAAAGAGTCTGCCAGTCCTACGATAACCTTTACGTCATGATTCCCTTCGTGCGCTTTGTATCCGAGATCGTACAAATTAAGAAGATACTGACGGAGGAGGGCTTCTACCTGTTCCCCAAGTTCAAGCTGTGGATGATGGTCGAGGTGCCTTCCAATATCCTGCTCATGGATAAATTTATCGATGCCGGCATCGACGGCATATCCATTGGTTCCAACGACCTGACGCAGCTTATCCTGGGTATAGATAGGGATAACTCCAAACTTGCCACGCAGTTCGACGAAAGAAACGAGGCCGTGATGCTGGCCATTGAAAGGGCCGTAACCACCTCGGTCAGCAAGGGTATCACCTGCTCGATCTGCGGGCAGGCGCCATCTACCTATCCCGAGATAACCGAAAAGCTGGTAAGCTGGGGGATCACATCGATATCCGTGACACCTGATATGATCGACGAGACGCGACATATCATAGCCGACGCGGAAGGTAAACTGGCCGCCTGA
- the rpsF gene encoding 30S ribosomal protein S6, whose product MPGYELVFILNADLSEDDFTRVLGKVNDQITKLGGTVTETNQWGKRRFAYPIKKQTEGNYVLEKVQIKQTALKELDAGLKMSEDVLRYLFVRENS is encoded by the coding sequence GTGCCCGGTTACGAACTGGTTTTTATTCTGAATGCGGACTTGAGTGAAGATGATTTCACCCGGGTATTGGGAAAGGTCAACGACCAGATAACCAAGCTCGGTGGAACGGTTACGGAGACGAATCAATGGGGAAAAAGAAGGTTTGCTTACCCGATTAAGAAGCAGACTGAAGGCAATTACGTGCTCGAAAAAGTGCAGATCAAACAGACGGCTTTAAAAGAGCTTGACGCCGGTTTGAAGATGTCCGAGGATGTATTAAGGTACCTGTTCGTTCGCGAGAATAGCTGA
- the rpmH gene encoding 50S ribosomal protein L34 — translation MPKRTYQPKKRARVRKHGFRARASTRGGRAVLKARRARGRWKLTQV, via the coding sequence TTGCCCAAGAGGACATATCAACCGAAAAAAAGAGCAAGAGTCAGGAAGCACGGTTTTCGCGCCCGGGCGTCTACCAGGGGTGGGCGAGCCGTATTAAAGGCCAGGCGTGCCCGAGGGCGCTGGAAGCTCACTCAGGTATAG